The nucleotide sequence CTTTCACAATATAGATGAATTTGAAAGACTGGAGAATAATGTTAGCAATGAGAAATTCATCCAGTGGTATGGTCCACAAAACTCTTACAATTACAGTAATGATTTGTATCAGGCGTTGTGTAAAGGGGACAATATTCTGTGTCACCTTACGAGGTTAACTACTGGCAACAAGAATTACAAGTTAGGCAATGTTAATGACTGGATAATTGACAAAGAAATCAATAACAGTTCTGTTAATCATGATTTCAGGGGTAACTCTTACGAGGATGAAATCAATATGAATTCTACTGCACAAGATATTAGAAACAATGGGGACATCAACAAACAACAGAcattaaaaaggtttaaaaaattGAACACTAGAAGTTCCGTCAATCGTGATTTCAGGGGTAACTCATACGAGGATGAAATTAATATGAATTCAACTGCACAAGATAGAAACAATGGGGACATCAGCAAACAGCAGTCATTAAAAAAGACTCGAAAATATAGATTCCCCCTCCAGCCAAACAGACATTCAACCCAAAAGGTTACTGATACCTCATTTTTCCAGTTCTCATCTCAACTGAATCTCAAATTGCCAATGAAAAGCTCTCACATAAGAGATTTAACTGAGTTCAATACACATAAACACGTACACACAAATCTAGAAAACATTGCAAGTCATATAACAGACAGTAATGACTTCGTTGATATAGATAATTCGAATAGTAATTTTGCGAATAACATCAGATTGGCTGATACCGTTGTCAATGTTGAAATTCCATATGGTAAGAGAATTATCAACACCTTGAACTCGTCACCTTTGAAAGAATTAGACAGACCTTCGATTGGAAGGTTTAGTATCCAAGGGTTcggttcgaatccagctcaaaaTTCTTTACCAAGAACACATAATCATTCAAATTCAACATCATTCCAGACTTTACACACAAACATCTCTTACCTTTCCTCAACGGAGCCTTTAATTATACAGCCATTTTCTGCAACATCTAACAGATTCATTTTATCTTCATCTAAATCATTTTTATCTCCCgatatgttatcatcatcatcatcatcatttacaatGACCTCATCTTCATCACTGTCTCCTTCTTTCATCGATTCCACCTCACCAACTTCCTCCTCCGGACCATTTCACAAATTGACACCTTCCCTTCGTACTGCATATTTCATAACACCAAATAGCCTCTCATTATCTCCTTCTTCTAGCTTATCCTCGACTGCTGACCCCGACTATGATGACGGACAAGGACGCGAGAATGATTTTCCAGCGAGAGAAAGCAGGAGTTTCGATGTCGGTGAAGTTCCTGGAAAAGGAGCCAAGGACGATATTCACAGAGGTGATACGTTCGAACTAGCACTGTTTCTACGTCCCCCACGAGCTGACCCGCCTTGGGAATTGCCTTCCAGCGTAGCCAGAGGTTCAACGTCTGCTAGCGTATTCGATACGTTCCCAACAAGGCAAATTATCAGCGCTATTCGACCGACTTCC is from Palaemon carinicauda isolate YSFRI2023 chromosome 13, ASM3689809v2, whole genome shotgun sequence and encodes:
- the LOC137651848 gene encoding probable cyclin-dependent serine/threonine-protein kinase DDB_G0292550, with translation MEYEYSCRKHIDTSKVSFFLSLLEIASFPSGDSSNSLHQAKRSDIDTRDRNFNRQTLRDGLNGQVSNNLGPVGSSGAKNHTPVLPLLTYSLDKKNVGYFDNHTLGYHKHTGSAGEGIKSGKNVGHFDNHTLEYHKHTGSAGEGIKSGKNVGHFDNHSLEYHKHTGSAGEGIQSGKNVGHFDNHTLEYHKQMGSVGEGIKSGKNVGHFDNHTLEYHKKIGSAGKGKKMSGDLNCSEVLQDLEDLSDRGLCDSESVEDSITLNDSDSFHNIDEFERLENNVSNEKFIQWYGPQNSYNYSNDLYQALCKGDNILCHLTRLTTGNKNYKLGNVNDWIIDKEINNSSVNHDFRGNSYEDEINMNSTAQDIRNNGDINKQQTLKRFKKLNTRSSVNRDFRGNSYEDEINMNSTAQDRNNGDISKQQSLKKTRKYRFPLQPNRHSTQKVTDTSFFQFSSQLNLKLPMKSSHIRDLTEFNTHKHVHTNLENIASHITDSNDFVDIDNSNSNFANNIRLADTVVNVEIPYGKRIINTLNSSPLKELDRPSIGRFSIQGFGSNPAQNSLPRTHNHSNSTSFQTLHTNISYLSSTEPLIIQPFSATSNRFILSSSKSFLSPDMLSSSSSSFTMTSSSSLSPSFIDSTSPTSSSGPFHKLTPSLRTAYFITPNSLSLSPSSSLSSTADPDYDDGQGRENDFPARESRSFDVGEVPGKGAKDDIHRGDTFELALFLRPPRADPPWELPSSVARGSTSASVFDTFPTRQIISAIRPTSVLVQAIPVSNPLTLQGRHHSPPRVLYGTPKEQSSLRPYQFSYEVYNRENHYGHQEERVGATVTGTYHVILPNGLRQIVSYYADETGYHPTISYQRLQDIDPRSFPL